CACCGCCGTCGCCGAACGCATCAAACTGATCGTGGTCCTCATCCAGAACCACGGCTACGCCTCCATCGGTTCACTGTCCGAATCACTCGGTTCCCAGCGCTTCGGCACGCAGTACCGGGTCCTGGACAAGGAACAGCACAGCTTCGACGCCGGCGAGAACCTTCCCATCGACCTCGCCACCAACGCTGAGTCGCTGGGAGCCAAGGTCATCCGGATCGAACCTGGTGAGAACGTCATTGAGGCCCTCGGCGCCGCCATCAAGGAAGCCAAAGCAGCCCCGGAAACGGGCCCCATCGTGATCCACGTTGAGTCCGATCCTTTGCTGGATGCCCCGAGCTCCGAGTCCTGGTGGGATGTTCCCGTCTCGCAGGTCTCAAACCTGGAATCCACCCAGCAGGCCTACAAGACGTATACAGACCACAAGAACCGCCAGCGTAAGCTGCTCGGCTAGTCACAGCCCCGCCCTAAAAGCCACAGACCACAAGGAAGTCCGCACATGTCGACGACGACCACACTGACCACCATCCACCACTTCATCAACGGCGCTGAAACCACCGGCGAAGGCGACCGCACCCAGCCCGTCTACAATCCGGCCACCGGTCAGGTTTCCGCGGAGCTGCGTCTGGCCAACGAAGCCGATCTGAACACCACGGTGGCTGCCGCGAAGAAGGCCACGGAGTCCTGGGGCGATATTTCCCTTGCCAAGCGCACCGCGGTGTTGTTCAAGTTCCGTGAACTCGTCGCCGCACATGTCGATGACTTGGCCGAGCTGATCACCGCGGAGCACGGCAAGGTCCTCTCCGACGCTAAGGGCGAGATCGGCCGCGGCCTGGAAGTCATCGAGTTCGCCTGTGGCATCCCGCAGCTGCTCAAGGGCGACTACTCGGACCAGGTCTCCACGGGCATCGATGTTTTCTCCTTCCGCGAGCCGCTGGGTGTGGTTGCAGGCATTACCCCGTTCAATTTCCCGGTCATGGTGCCGTTGTGGATGGCGCCGATGGCCATCGCTACCGGTAACGCGTTCATCCTCAAGCCCTCCGAGCGTGATCCGTCCGCCCCGATGCTGCTCGCCAAGCTCTGGAAGCAGGCCGGCCTGCCCGATGGCGTGTTCCAGGTCCTGCACGGCGGCAAAGAAACCGTCGACGGCCTGCTGACCCACCCGGACGTGGACGGCATCTCGTTTGTCGGCTCCACCCCGATCGCGCAGTACGTCCACGAGACAGCTACCAAGCACGGCAAGCGCGTGCAGGCCCTGGGCGGGGCGAAGAACCACGCCATCGTGATGCCCGACGCTGACCTGGACAACGCTGCCGATCACCTCGCCGCCGCCGCGTTCGGTTCCGCCGGTGAGCGTTGCATGGCGATCTCCGTCGCCGTTGCTGTGGGTGACGCAGCGGACCTGATCGTGAAAAAGGTCCAGGAACGCGCCTTGGCCATCAAGGTGAGCAACGGCACCGAACCCGACGCCGACATGGGCCCGGTCATCACCCCGGCCTCCAAAGAACGCATCGTCAAGATCGTCACCGAAGCCGAAACCGCCGGCGCCGCGATGGTGGTGGACGGCCGGGACTTGGTGGTCCCGGGCCACGAAGACGGCTTCTGGGTGGGCCCCACGGTGATCGATCACGTCAAGACCGAAATGACCGCGTACACCGAGGAAATCTTCGGACCCGTCCTGGTAGTGGTCCGCGTGGCCGACCTCGAAGAGGGCATCAAGCTTATTAACTCCAACCCGTACGGCAACGGCACCGCGATCTTCACCTCCTCGGGAGCGAACGCTCGTAAGTTCCAGCGCTCGGTGACCGTGGGCATGGTGGGCATCAACGTGCCGCTGCCCGTCCCGGTGGCCTACCACTCCTTCGGCGGGTGGAAGAACTCCCTCTTCGGCGACAAACACATCTATGGCCCCGAAGGCGTCTCCTTCTACACCCGAGGCAAAGTCATCACCTCCCGCTGGCCCGAACCCACCCATGCCTCCGGCGCCTCCTACAACTTCCCCTCCAACTAGATCCCCGCCGCCACAAAGGAAGACAAAGCCGTCATGACTGATGTCGAGAACAAGCTGATCATCGGCACCGCCCCCGACTCCTGGGGTGTGTGGTTTGCCGATGATCCCCAGCAAACACCGTGGGAGCGTTTCCTGGATGAGGTTGCCGAATCCGGTTACAAGTGGATTGAACTGGGTCCGTACGGCTACCTGCCAAACGACCCAACGCGCTTGGCAGAGGAGCTCAAGCAGCGCGACCTCAAGGTCACCGCAGGAACGGTCTTCACTGCTTTCCACCGTGGCGCGAAGCAATACGACGAAGCATGGGAGCCGGCCCGTAAGGTTGCTGAACTGACGGCAGCCATGGGCGGCGAACACATTGTGGTCATTCCCGCGATGTGGCGCGATGACGTTACCGGCGAAGCCGTGGAGAGCGGTGAACTTACCGACGAGCAGTGGGCTGACTTGTTCGCCGGCCACAACCGCATGGGCAAGGTGCTGCTGGAGGACTTTGGATTGAACCAGCAGTTCCACTCGCACGCTGACTCGCACGTCGGTGCGCAGAAGGACATCGAAACCCTGCTGGCAGCGACGGATCCGCAATACTTGAACCTGTGCCTGGACACCGGGCACGCTGAATACTGTGGTGCATCCAGCCTGGAACTCATCAAGAACTACCCGGACCGCATCGGCTACCTGCACCTCAAGCAGATCAACCCCGAGGTCCTTGCCGAGGTCAACGAGAAGAACATGACCTGGGCAGCTGCCAACCTGGCAGGCGTCATGACCGAACCGCCCAACGGCCTTCCGGACCTGCGCGCGGTGATCGAAGCGGTGGAAGGGCTCAACCGGCCGATTTTCGGCATCGTTGAACAGGACATGTACCCGGTAGCGTTCGATGTACCGATGCCCATCGCTAAACGAACCCGTAACTACCTGCTCTCCTGCGGCTCCCGTACGCGCATTCAGTAGTAACGCGGTCCACTAACGGCTGCCAGCAGCACCCCAGAAAAACCTCACGAAGGACAGATACAGTGACACAGAATCTCCGCGTTGCCGTCATCGGCGCGGGCCGCATGGGTGCGGACCACATCAAGCGTCTCAGCACGCGCATCCACGGCGCTGAAGTAGCCGCCGTCGTCGACGTTGACCTGGCCCGCGCGCAAGCCGCAATTGAAGGCATCGACGGTGCCGTTGCTCTTGCCAGTGCCGACGAAGCGCTCAACAACGGTGACGTGAACGCCGTCTTGATCGCCACCCCGGGCTTCCTCCACGAGGAAATCCTCTATAAGGCACTGAAGAAGGACTTCCCGATTCTTTGCGAGAAGCCGCTGACGCCGGATGCCGAGAGCGCTTGGAAAGTGGTCCAGGCTGAGCAGGCTTTGGGCCACAAGCGCATTCAGGTGGGGTTCATGCGCCGCTTCGATGCCGAGTACTCGGCCTTGGGCGCCATCATCCGCAACAGCGAATTGGGGGAGCTTTTGATGCTTCACCACCAGCACCGCAACCCGAGCACGCCCGAGGGCTTCACCAACGAGATGCTGATCAACGACTCCGTTGTCCACGAGTTCGATGCCATCCGCTACTTCACCGGTGAAGAAATCACCTCAGTCCAGGTCCGCCTGGGCAAGCCCACCCGCACTGCGCCCAGCGGCCAGCATGACCCCCAGCACGTTTTGCTGGAAACCGAATCCGGTGTGCTGGCCGACGTCGAAATCTACGTCAACGCCAAGTTCGGATACCAGGTGGCCACGCAGGCGTCCTTCGAGGATGGCATTGTGAGCATTGGCGGGGACAACGGCCCGTACGTCCAGTCAGCGGGCAAATGGGGCGGCAACGTCACCCCCGGTTTTGAAGAGCGTTTTGGAGCGGCGTACGACGTCGAGGTGCAGGCTTGGGTGGACGCCGCCCTTCGCAGTGAAATCGGCGGTCCCACTGCCTGGGACGGTTACGCCACCGCATCCTGCTGCGAGGCAGGCGTCGAGGCCCAGAAGTCCGGCGAGAAGGTTAAGGTCCAGCTGAACACCAAGCCGGATCTCTACAAGTAGGGGATAGCCACCATGAAAATTGCACTGGATCCCACGCCATTCCATCACAGCCACACACTCCTGGAATTCCCGAGGGTGGCGGCAGATCTTGGCTACAAGTACCTGCAGATGACCCCCCATGCGGACCTCATCCCGTTCTTCAACCACCCCAAGGCCGATGACGAACTCGTCGGGAAACTTAAGGCAGCCTGTAAGGACGCCGGCGTCGAAATAGCCTCGGTCCTACCCGTCCTGCGCTGGTCGGGTCCGGACGAGGACGCCCGGGAAGCTGCAGTCCGTTACTGGAAGCGCGCCATCCAGATTGCAGTAGACCTCGGCGTCCAGACGATGAACACGGAGTTCAGCGGCCGTCCGGAGAAGGCCGAGGAGTCCGAGCGGGCGTTCTACCGCTCCATGGAGGAGCTGCTCCCGATCATCGAACGCGAGGGTCTGGACGTCCTGATTGATCCGCACCCGGACGACTTCGTGGAGGACGGCCTGGCCGCGATCCGCGTCATCAGGGGCGTCAACTCGCCGAACATCGGCATGGTCTACGTCGCTTCGCACAGCTTCCACATGGGCAACAAGCCGTTGGAGATCATGCGGGCCGCGGGGGACAAGCTCCGTCTGGTGCATGTTTCGGACACCATGAACCACCACGCCTCCCACGGCCTTCGCTACATCACCAACCCTCCCGGCAACGCCGTCCGCGTCCACCAGCACCTGAAAATCGGCGACGGCGACGTGAACTGGGACGAGTTCTTTGGCGGTTTGAAGGAGATCGGCTTCCTGGACAAGGAGAACACCGTAATGGTCTCTTCGGTATTCGCCGAGGATGAGAACGCGGAGGACGTCTCCATTTACCAGTTGGAGACAATGAAGCAGCATATTCAAAAGGTCATCGCATGAGTGTTCCTCTACCTGCGGATACCAAACCGGGCGCTGTTAAGCACAAGAGGGCGCTCCGTACCGTGACAATCATTTCGACGTTCGGCGGCCTGCTTTTCGGTTACGACACCGGTGTGATCAACGGTGCTTTGCCCTACATGCAGGAGGACCTGGGTCTCACACCCCTCACTGAGGGACTGGTTACTTCCTCGCTGTTGTTCGGCGCAGCGTTCGGAGCTCTTCTGGGTGGCCGCCTCGCGGACCGCCACGGTCGCCGCAGGATGATCATGGTCCTGGCCATGATCTTCCTGCTAGGTACGCTCGCTTGCACGTTCGCACCCACAACAGAGGTGATGGTTGTGGCGCGGTTTGTCCTTGGCTTAGCCGTCGGCGGCGCCTCAGTCACTGTGCCGGTCTACCTTGCCGAGGTTTCGCCCAGTGCACGGCGCGGTCGGATCGTCACCCAGAACGAGCTCATGATCGTCACTGGACAATTGCTGGCCTTTGTCTTCAATGCTTATCTGGGAAACAGCTTCGGTGAGGCAGGTGGAATCTGGCGCTGGATGCTGGTGATCGCAACCCTTCCGGCCATTGCCCTGTGGATTGGCATGAACTTCATGCCCGAGAGTCCTAGATGGCTGGCTTCCATAGGAAACTTTGGTGAGACGTTGAGCGTCCTGCGTCGCATACGTTCTCAGGAAGAAGCGCGGGTTGAGTTTGAAGACGTCAAAGCCATGGCCGTGGAGGACTACAAGTCCAAAATGGGTTCCTGGAAGGACCTTGGCATTCCTTGGCTGAGGAGAATATTTATGGTGGGTCTGGGGTTGGCTGTGATCCAGCAAATCACCGGCGTGAACTCCATCATGTACTACGGCACGCAGATCCTCGCCGAGTCTGGCTTCGGGAGGGAAGCTGCGCTGACGGCCAACATCGCCAACGGTGTAATCTCCGTTCTGGCTACGTTCGTGGGCATCTGGCTTCTGGGCAAGGTAGGGCGCCGAAAAATGCTCATCACCGGGCAGGTCGGCACTACCAGTGCGTTGCTGTTAATCGGAATATTCTCTATGGTTCTGCCGGAAGGTACTGCCCGGGGATTTGTCATTCTTGCTCTGACTGTCACGTTTCTCTCCTTTCAACAGGGAGCGATTTCTCCGGTCACGTGGTTGATGCTCTCGGAGATCTTCCCCCTTAAGATCCGAGGCCTTGGAATGGGCGCTTCTGCCTTCGTGTTGTGGATCGTCAACTTCTTGGTCGGCTTCGGATTCCCGCAATTGCTCGCCGCCATTGGCCTTTCCAACACCTTCTTCGTCTTTGCCGTTCTGGGCGTCGGGGCCATCGCGTTCGCCATGAAGTACATTCCCGAAACCAAGGACAAGAGCCTTGAGGATCTGGAGCATTACTTCAAAAACATCGCTGGCACGGCATCAGCGGACTCCAGAAGTCGCTGAACCTTCCTGCCACCACACAAATCAACTGCTCAAGGGCAGTCCCGCTGAGTTGAACGGGACTGCCCTTTTGCATGCCCTGAAGCGAGAATCCACAAAGAAGTTACGTATGTACATCCTAATGTCAGGACAAAGTATTGACTTATGTGCTGGAGATCACCATGATCTATGTAGGCGCAATCCGGTGGCTGCAAGGTGGCAGCCCGGAGCTGTAATCAAAGGAGATTCAAAGTGGGTAAATTTTCCTGGCGTAAAGCCGCCCTTGTGGCGGCAGTTGTACCGTTGCTCGCGTTGAGCGCGTGTTCCAGCAGTGGAGGCAAAACCGACGGATCGGGCAGCGGTGCCGGTGGCGGCCAAGTCGCCTCAACAGAACGCATCAAGGTGGCACTCATTACGCACGCTGCCCCCGGCGACACGTTCTGGGATATTCTCCGCAAAGGTGCCGAGGAAGCTGCCGCGAAGGACAACGTGGAATTGCTGTACACGTCCGACCCCGAAGGTGGCCGGCAGGCACAGTTGATCCAGCAGGCCATTGATCAGAAAGTGGCTGGCATTGCGGTCACTTTGGCTAAACCGGACGCGCTGAAGGATGTCCTGAAGAAAGCAGAAGACGCGGGTATTCCGGTGGTCAGCCTGAAC
The sequence above is a segment of the Arthrobacter sp. StoSoilB22 genome. Coding sequences within it:
- a CDS encoding CoA-acylating methylmalonate-semialdehyde dehydrogenase gives rise to the protein MSTTTTLTTIHHFINGAETTGEGDRTQPVYNPATGQVSAELRLANEADLNTTVAAAKKATESWGDISLAKRTAVLFKFRELVAAHVDDLAELITAEHGKVLSDAKGEIGRGLEVIEFACGIPQLLKGDYSDQVSTGIDVFSFREPLGVVAGITPFNFPVMVPLWMAPMAIATGNAFILKPSERDPSAPMLLAKLWKQAGLPDGVFQVLHGGKETVDGLLTHPDVDGISFVGSTPIAQYVHETATKHGKRVQALGGAKNHAIVMPDADLDNAADHLAAAAFGSAGERCMAISVAVAVGDAADLIVKKVQERALAIKVSNGTEPDADMGPVITPASKERIVKIVTEAETAGAAMVVDGRDLVVPGHEDGFWVGPTVIDHVKTEMTAYTEEIFGPVLVVVRVADLEEGIKLINSNPYGNGTAIFTSSGANARKFQRSVTVGMVGINVPLPVPVAYHSFGGWKNSLFGDKHIYGPEGVSFYTRGKVITSRWPEPTHASGASYNFPSN
- a CDS encoding sugar phosphate isomerase/epimerase; this encodes MTDVENKLIIGTAPDSWGVWFADDPQQTPWERFLDEVAESGYKWIELGPYGYLPNDPTRLAEELKQRDLKVTAGTVFTAFHRGAKQYDEAWEPARKVAELTAAMGGEHIVVIPAMWRDDVTGEAVESGELTDEQWADLFAGHNRMGKVLLEDFGLNQQFHSHADSHVGAQKDIETLLAATDPQYLNLCLDTGHAEYCGASSLELIKNYPDRIGYLHLKQINPEVLAEVNEKNMTWAAANLAGVMTEPPNGLPDLRAVIEAVEGLNRPIFGIVEQDMYPVAFDVPMPIAKRTRNYLLSCGSRTRIQ
- a CDS encoding Gfo/Idh/MocA family oxidoreductase gives rise to the protein MTQNLRVAVIGAGRMGADHIKRLSTRIHGAEVAAVVDVDLARAQAAIEGIDGAVALASADEALNNGDVNAVLIATPGFLHEEILYKALKKDFPILCEKPLTPDAESAWKVVQAEQALGHKRIQVGFMRRFDAEYSALGAIIRNSELGELLMLHHQHRNPSTPEGFTNEMLINDSVVHEFDAIRYFTGEEITSVQVRLGKPTRTAPSGQHDPQHVLLETESGVLADVEIYVNAKFGYQVATQASFEDGIVSIGGDNGPYVQSAGKWGGNVTPGFEERFGAAYDVEVQAWVDAALRSEIGGPTAWDGYATASCCEAGVEAQKSGEKVKVQLNTKPDLYK
- a CDS encoding sugar phosphate isomerase/epimerase; protein product: MKIALDPTPFHHSHTLLEFPRVAADLGYKYLQMTPHADLIPFFNHPKADDELVGKLKAACKDAGVEIASVLPVLRWSGPDEDAREAAVRYWKRAIQIAVDLGVQTMNTEFSGRPEKAEESERAFYRSMEELLPIIEREGLDVLIDPHPDDFVEDGLAAIRVIRGVNSPNIGMVYVASHSFHMGNKPLEIMRAAGDKLRLVHVSDTMNHHASHGLRYITNPPGNAVRVHQHLKIGDGDVNWDEFFGGLKEIGFLDKENTVMVSSVFAEDENAEDVSIYQLETMKQHIQKVIA
- a CDS encoding sugar porter family MFS transporter, with the protein product MSVPLPADTKPGAVKHKRALRTVTIISTFGGLLFGYDTGVINGALPYMQEDLGLTPLTEGLVTSSLLFGAAFGALLGGRLADRHGRRRMIMVLAMIFLLGTLACTFAPTTEVMVVARFVLGLAVGGASVTVPVYLAEVSPSARRGRIVTQNELMIVTGQLLAFVFNAYLGNSFGEAGGIWRWMLVIATLPAIALWIGMNFMPESPRWLASIGNFGETLSVLRRIRSQEEARVEFEDVKAMAVEDYKSKMGSWKDLGIPWLRRIFMVGLGLAVIQQITGVNSIMYYGTQILAESGFGREAALTANIANGVISVLATFVGIWLLGKVGRRKMLITGQVGTTSALLLIGIFSMVLPEGTARGFVILALTVTFLSFQQGAISPVTWLMLSEIFPLKIRGLGMGASAFVLWIVNFLVGFGFPQLLAAIGLSNTFFVFAVLGVGAIAFAMKYIPETKDKSLEDLEHYFKNIAGTASADSRSR